TGTCCATCATAAAGGTTTCGCTTTAGTTGATATACTCCAACCCTGTGTTTCTTTTAATAAAGTTAATACATATAAATGGTATGGTGAAAGGGTCTACCACATTGAGCCTGAATACAATCCTGAGGACAGATTAAAGGCGTTTGAAAGGTCGCTTGAGTGGGGTGATAAAATACCGCTTGGAATAATATACAGGAATAACCGCCATACTTATGAAGATATGATACCAGTCATTAAAGAAAGCCCTCTTGTAAATCAATCCTTTGATTTGTCAAAATTGGAAGCCGCGTTAAAAGAATTTTATTAGAGGATTTAAATGATAATAAGATGCTGGGGTGCCAGGGGCTCAATCCCTGTTTCGGGAAAAGAGTATCTGAAATATGGAGGCGATTCAACCTGTATTGAGGTCAGGACAAAAGATGATGAGGTTATAATCATAGATGCAGGCACCGGAATCAGAAGGTTAGGCAACAGGTTTTTGAATGAAGGCCGCCGCAAGTATAATATCATCTTTACGCATTCGCATTGGGACCATATGCTCGGCTTCCCTTTCTTCAAGCCGATATATTTAAAAAAATCTCAGATAAAACTGTACGGGTTCCCAACCGCGCAGGCTGACATGCACAGGTTCCTGTCAAAGACGATGAGGCCGCCTTTTTTCCCTGTCTGCTTTAAAGACCTTGCCGCAAATATCAGCTTCACTAAAGTATATGAACGTGATCTTCATATCGGATCGGCAAAGATAAGCCGCATAAAGCTCAGCCACCCGAACCTCGGGGTCGGTTACAGGATAGAGGAGGATGGAAAGTCTTTCGTATTCCTTACAGATAATGAATTCACATTTAATCATCCCGGAGGGCTTGGGTATGAGGATTATCTCCATTTCTCCAGAGATGCAGATCTCCTGCTGCATGATTCTGAATATACTGAAGAGGAATATAAAAAGACAAGAGGATTCGGCCATTCCACGTACAAAGACGCGCTCAAGCTTGCTATTGGGTCAAACGCAAAGATGTTCGGCCTCTTCCATCATAATCAGGACAGGTCAGACGATGAGCTTGATGGTATTGTTAAAGACTGCCAGCAGATAATTCTCGAAAACAACTCAGGCCTGAAATGCTTTGCTGCATATCCCGGCATGGAGATAGTTTTATAAA
The sequence above is a segment of the Thermodesulfovibrionia bacterium genome. Coding sequences within it:
- a CDS encoding MBL fold metallo-hydrolase yields the protein MIIRCWGARGSIPVSGKEYLKYGGDSTCIEVRTKDDEVIIIDAGTGIRRLGNRFLNEGRRKYNIIFTHSHWDHMLGFPFFKPIYLKKSQIKLYGFPTAQADMHRFLSKTMRPPFFPVCFKDLAANISFTKVYERDLHIGSAKISRIKLSHPNLGVGYRIEEDGKSFVFLTDNEFTFNHPGGLGYEDYLHFSRDADLLLHDSEYTEEEYKKTRGFGHSTYKDALKLAIGSNAKMFGLFHHNQDRSDDELDGIVKDCQQIILENNSGLKCFAAYPGMEIVL